TCGGGGGCATTCGCCAGGCGGTTGCCCTGGGGAAACTCCGCAGCGGCATCATGTACGAGTGTGTGATTCGGAACATCCCGTTTGTCCTTGCAGGAAGCATCCGGGATGACGGGCCGCTGCCTGAAGTCATCACCGACACCCTGCGCGCGCAGGATGCCATGCGCGAACACATCCCCGGTGTCGGCTTCTGCCTCATGATTGCCACGACTTTGCACTCGGTGGCGGTAGGCAATCTCCTGCCGGCCTGGGTTAAGGTCGCCTGCGTGGACATCAATCCCGCCACTGTGACGAAACTTATGGATCGGGGGACGACTCAAACCGTCGGGATCGTCTCGGATGCTGAGCCTTTTCTCCGCCTCCTGGTTGCCGAGTTGAAAGGGGACCGCGAGGCAGCCGCGGGACAAGCCGAACGCTTGGCCTTCGGCCGATCCTCCTGTCCGACTCACTCCTGATGGCAGCGGCAGTCGGTGCGGCGTTCATGACGCCTGGGCGAGGCTGGTTCCCTCACAACCCCACTCCCTTGAGGATGGTTCCATGACGACTCCCCGCATCTTGATGTGCCCACCGGACCACTATGGGATCGAATACGAGATCAACCCGTGGATGAACCGCTCGATGGGAGCGATTCGAGCGCTGGCCTTTCATCAATGGAAAACCTTACGGGATACCCTGGCCTCCTTGGGTGTGCAGGTCGAACTTTTGACCCCGCAACCCGGACTGCCCGATTTGGTGTTCACCGCCAATGCAGGATTGATCTACAAGGATGTTTTTGTGAGCAGTCGTTTCCGGCATGAAGTGCGTGCGCGGGAGTCCCCCTACTTTGATGCCTGGTTTGCTGAGCATGGTTTTCAGGTGGAGCATCTGCCGGCGGGGATGTATCACGAAGGTGCGGGGGATGCCCTGTTCTGTGGGGACACCCTCTTCGCCGGTTACCGCATCCGCTCCGACGCTCTCGCGCACCAATGGGTGGGCCAGCGCTTTGGCATCCGCGTGCTGCCATTAGAACTGGTCAACCCGCGTTTTTATCATCTCGACACCTGTTTCTGTCCCTTGTCCTTCGACGAGGCCCTTTATTATCCCCCCGCGTTTGACACCTATGGCCGGCG
This Thermogemmata fonticola DNA region includes the following protein-coding sequences:
- a CDS encoding dimethylarginine dimethylaminohydrolase family protein, producing MTTPRILMCPPDHYGIEYEINPWMNRSMGAIRALAFHQWKTLRDTLASLGVQVELLTPQPGLPDLVFTANAGLIYKDVFVSSRFRHEVRARESPYFDAWFAEHGFQVEHLPAGMYHEGAGDALFCGDTLFAGYRIRSDALAHQWVGQRFGIRVLPLELVNPRFYHLDTCFCPLSFDEALYYPPAFDTYGRRVLQTHIPKLIEVNDAEAHRFGCNAVVVGRTVVHNSRCPELAEKLAAAGYRSIEVELDEFLKAGGSAKCLTLRLDGEDAAGWKYQ